The Anastrepha ludens isolate Willacy chromosome 2, idAnaLude1.1, whole genome shotgun sequence genome contains a region encoding:
- the LOC128855011 gene encoding serine-rich adhesin for platelets isoform X3 has protein sequence MATINSVQKSIHLPLTSLSSPRVLMCSASVGTEGSVTLQLRDSSDSNQSPAPTSLENALTIGYPDPEMLADVFGTLQTASFKNHSSAIASTSPTTTTSSHSHNQIGACSSSSSSSCKNKITTTSSGSNSSSSNTSTNNSNTSPSATANKITISRRNQTAAVTTKTTTNTSVSASTSAITTTATATTTGKTSVQTVSTATNTTNKTTSSYVKNCLIRSSSCSNTNNVTSLAQIMSNSSTSSSSSLLNHSNTNSNSNCSSNSNFSSSSSSNDSIVSINSNNSGGGVLKTGGCSKTAGAGGVTSAALKKNRPKLSSPTRHGPQQCQICSKIFGNASALAKHKLTHSDERKYVCAMCSKAFKRQDHLNGHMMTHRNKKPYECKAEGCGKSYCDARSLRRHTENHHSGIITPQNQTLSPTSGPPTGLSLSPATASGDASSPDGATCIRTYISTGGTVVDAATGVALTEEQIKAINLPIKTGVTLLSPTSTSSASSVSGVSLPASSPTIALTETSIVDASEGLTREQLDLISKIMQQTKQTRAQVTVSSPTSVNSYKVDTNPSSAALGSMSPQNAVSGVSNRPRTWNMQLLNTTQNVSIMVDDTNSDATSSTATSPIEVKEEEINQQFVAAINPHLLNIVKMDQKPVECNLCHRKFKNIPALNGHMRLHGGYFKKDPEAKKTEKKEPSGPPLQTASIGVRALIEEKIISKRKDMNKGAFVVPAPPSSVSSTSTIRRSISDLESFLSPKSHSNNSNTSGGNSANSSNTNSPNQSAPTATTTTMLPAATTIKNYSGGSLGLQQIGMSQGIEIFSTKQQKTVGNVSLGLGVGFSGALQATNSTMNPSTMKSTATTNTTTTKATSTDPKDSTLIELLKRGTRIAVTAKKPINSTNAITNMGNSSGSNGNGNGGSRQIITNNNRTVIIPSDVQVLPTRMAKSNANAPRTSTPVSLALTDTAPLSLTISQSGDNSMNGDVYTVTYSSDATGFFDDAEVYNVADTDMLLQTVDSMQLLNDDSQQLKSEHSEQFGTVTGVGIAEGDQTDHNGSCIQTEFLKLEANGNVNAMPTTLPTFQQFHSKELIMQNSAQIQAVTSMRPNTHQLGTMSSPINSPLAYPTPPSSHENMTQSSPYVEDGNQYSEVTNAFFNEKCNADFLKQSSTEVTFFKGNDSQHELTDTEKILKLKTVLEESAFDGSIKVEDLLNGTQDDDTECDLRDFAETNLAFLDEDQEFLNDSRNATSPLPESFFTGSIGTADEVKEVLRDVLPDENININCEEQSGENIIDLYYLPGLGLQSQMMPNSDDPLLSSSPRDFGQQRGQVIQTTQQEQVQQQQQHHQQQQQQQQQQHQNQQLLAQSQQIQQSTQQMLYTQQIEHQIQQQHHQQQEQQTSASVNYVNNQLAMAMQHTVGDGNGANTTLQYNLQNLPQVQNQQQFIEANTPIQHVSAIDGGILHQQLVFTGSTDKQEIHITGQQSDIGLLSTSAAMNTDTNIYFASNSSTSNNSMSSLQQTGNQSNASNVASSSTTCLPPIASTVISTLQPLSNQTNSILKRRLRPHNSNDSSSSQSFAKYHPLSPYRSKLRKPSRTHYTPAPILNPDRKGIGLYCSVRKQLNTGMLGFDSFDDDFDDPVGLVDFSDESKVNLGSAYQAQIPPCRERIQSAGSDAATDGELCKNTSCFEVEELVGAEQLWDPTVQMDEKILMRYIDLSKSSAVPLGSHSEEVALQTLLKACGNMAAAVLTLLQTQSNAFQMKWSATELEVFLKGLERHGKDFGRISLELGSKTTGECVQMYYFWKKLCVDYKVSHLKTETPPPPPANDPKPYVCEVPDCSASFTSKAALHGHTRIHTYGRNASSHNSSNNNNNNNNNNNNHHNHNNNNNNATSNTTNTNGATIGATTVVAQQSNACTLQTQSQTANAVTGVCGVVVKDANQSGAASNANGANKDTDFPCKNQKSQVELRVDTPPYHAVV, from the exons GGCCGACGTATTTGGTACACTGCAGACAGCCT cTTTCAAGAATCACAGCAGTGCGATAGCGTCAACATCACcaactacaacaacatcaaGTCATAGCCATAACCAGATTGGTgcttgcagcagcagcagtagcagtagCTGTAAGAACAAAATCACAACCACCAGCAGCGGCAGTAATAGTAGTAGTAGCAACACGAGCACTAACAACAGCAATACCTCCCCCTCTGCAACTGCTAATAAAATCACAATCAGTCGGCGCAATCAAACTGCAGcggtaacaacaaaaacaacaacaaacacatcaGTATCAGCATCGACATCTGCcatcacaacaacagcaacagcaacaacaacgggCAAAACATCCGTGCAAACTGTGTCCACAGCAACGAATACCACCAATAAAACAACCAGCAGCTACGTTAAAAATTGCCTCATACGCAGCAGTAGTTGCAGCAATACCAATAACGTCACATCGCTGGCGCAGATAATGAGCAACAGCAGCACCAGCAGCTCATCATCGTTATTGAATCACAGCAATACAAACAGTAACAGCAATTGCAGCAGTAATAGTAATTTCAGTTCGTCGAGTAGCAGCAACGACAGCATTGTCAgcattaacagcaacaacagtggCGGTGGGGTGTTAAAGACTGGCGGTTGCAGTAAAACTGCGGGTGCGGGTGGTGTTACAAGTGCGGCGCTGAAGAAGAATCGTCCGAAGTTGTCTTCACCAACACGACATGGGCCACAGCAGTGCCAG aTTTGTAGCAAAATCTTTGGAAATGCGTCAGCATTGGCCAAACATAAACTGACGCACAGCGACGAGCGGAAATACGTTTGTGCGATGTGTTCGAAGGCATTCAAGCGACAAGATCACTT GAATGGACACATGATGACACATCGCAATAAGAAGCCATACGAATGCAAAGCCGAGGGTTGTGGCAAATCGTACTGTGATGCACGTTCATTGCGACGTCACACTGAGAATCATCATTCAGGTATTATAACGCCACAAAATCAAACCCTTTCACCGACCTCGGGCCCACCGACCGGACTAAGTCTTTCGCCGGCCACGGCAAGCG GAGACGCCAGTTCGCCTGACGGCGCTACATGCATACGCACGTACATCTCTACCGGTGGTACTGTTGTTGATGCGGCAACAGGTGTTGCACTTACCGAAGAGCAAATAAAAGCCATTAATTTGCCCATTAAAACAGGCGTTACTTTACTTTCGCCGACATCAACGTCGTCTGCATCCTCCGTGAGTGGCGTATCTTTACCTGCATCATCGCCAACAATTGCCCTCACCGAGACGAGCATCGTAGATGCTAGCGAAGGTCTCACCCGTGAGCAATTGGATTTGATAAGCAAAATTATGCAACAGACGAAACAGACCAGGGCACAAGTGACGGTCTCGTCGCCGACCAGCGTTAATTCGTATAAAGTGGACACGAATCCGTCTTCGGCGGCACTCGGCTCGATGAGTCCACAGAATGCGGTGAGTGGAGTATCAAATCGTCCGCGTACATGGAATATGCAACTg TTAAATACCACCCAAAATGTATCCATCATGGTTGATGATACCAACTCTGATGCAACGTCCAGTACAGCAACATCGCCCATCGAAGTGAAAGAAGAGGAGATTAATCAGCAATTTGTGGCAGCCATCAATCCGCATCTTTTGAACATTGTCAAAATGGATCAGAAACCAGTTGAGTGTAATTTGTGCCATCGAAAGTTCAAAAACATACCAGCACTTAACGGACATATGCGGCTGCATGGcggttattttaaaaaagacCCCGAAGCTAAAAAGACGGAAAAGAAAGAACCCAGCGGTCCACCGCTGCAGACAGCCAGTATCGGCGTGCGAGCGTTGATCGAAGAGAAAATTATCAGCAAACGCAAAGATATGAACAAG GGTGCCTTCGTAGTTCCTGCACCACCCAGTAGTGTATCCAGCACTTCCACAATCCGACGATCGATTAGCGATCTAGAAAGTTTCCTTAGCCCCAAATCACACAGCAACAATAGCAATACAAGCGGCGGTAATAGTGCCAATAGTAGTAATACCAATTCCCCGAATCAAAGTGCGCCTACCGCCACCACCACAACCATGTTacctgctgcaacaacaatcaaaaattaTAGTGGGGGCTCATTGGGCTTGCAGCAAATCGGTATGTCACAGGGCATAGAGATATTTAGCACAAAGCAACAAAAGACAGTTGGTAATGTTAGTCTTGGTTTGGGCGTAGGTTTTAGTGGAGCTCTACAAGCAACAAATTCAACGATGAATCCGTCAACGATGAAATCAACAGCAACGACAAATACAACGACTACAAAAGCCACCTCGACCGATCCGAAAGACTCTACGCTCATTGAGTTGCTAAAGCGAGGCACCCGCATCGCCGTCACTGCCAAGAAGccaataaatagtacaaatgcGATTACAAATATGGGGAATAGCAGCGGTAGCAATGGCAACGGTAATGGCGGATCGCGGCAGATAATTACGAATAACAATCGCACAGTGATTATCCCATCCGACGTGCAAGTTCTACCCACCCGAATGGCTAAGTCGAATGCTAATGCGCCACGAACTTCTACACCAGTCAGTTTAGCCCTGACCGACACGGCGCCACTGTCACTCACCATCTCTCAGAGTGGTGACAACAGCATGAACGGTGATGTGTACACCGTTACTTATAGTAGCGATGCAACTGGCTTCTTTGATGATGCCGAGGTCTACAATGTTGCTGATACCGATATGTTGCTACAGACGGTGGACTCAATGCAGTTACTCAATGATGACTCGCAACAGCTGAAAAGCGAACATTCCGAACAGTTTGGCACTGTAACTGGTGTCGGCATCGCGGAAGGCGATCAGACTGATCACAACGGCAGTTGCATTCAAACCGAATTCTTAAAGTTAGAAGCCAACGGTAATGTCAATGCCATGCCTACCACTTTACCCACTTTCCAACAATTCCATTCCAAAGAGCTCATTATGCAAAATAGTGCCCAGATACAGGCTGTGACTAGCATGCGACCTAATACGCATCAACTGGGCACAATGTCCTCACCAATAAATTCTCCGCTTGCATATCCCACGCCGCCATCTAGTCATGAAAATATGACACAATCTTCGCCATACGTAGAGGACGGAAACCAGTATTCGGAAGTGACGAACGCTTTCTTCAATGAGAAATGCAATGCGGATTTTCTGAAGCAGTCATCCACCGAAGTAACTTTCTTCAAAGGCAACGACAGTCAACATGAGCTCACTGATACCGAGAAGATATTAAAGCTAAAGACAGTGCTGGAGGAGAGCGCCTTCGATGGTTCCATCAAGGTCGAAGACTTACTAAATGGCACACAGGATGACGATACCGAATGTGATTTACGCGACTTCGCTGAGACTAATCTAGCATTCTTGGACGAGGATCAAGAGTTTCTGAATGATTCGCGAAATGCAACTTCCCCTCTACCCGAATCGTTTTTCACAGGTAGTATTGGAACAGCAGATGAAGTGAAAGAGGTATTACGCGATGTCCTGCCCGATGAGAATATCAATATCAACTGTGAAGAACAGTCCGGTGAGAATATCATTGATTTGTACTATTTACCCGGCTTGGGCCTCCAATCACAAATGATGCCCAACTCCGACGATCCGCTGCTGTCCTCATCTCCTAGAGATTTTGGGCAACAGAGAGGGCAAGTTATACAGACGACGCAGCAAGAGCAggtacaacagcagcagcaacatcatcagcagcaacaacaacagcagcaacaacaacatcagaaTCAACAATTGCTAGCACAATCGCAACAAATCCAACAGAGTACGCAGCAAATGCTGTATACGCAGCAAATAGAGCACCAAATCCAACAACAACACCATCAGCAGCAGGAACAACAAACGTCCGCTTCTGTAAACTACGTGAACAATCAGCTTGCAATGGCAATGCAACACACTGTCGGCGACGGTAATGGTGCCAACACGACGCTTCAGTACAATCTACAGAACCTACCACAAgtacaaaaccaacaacaattcaTTGAAGCTAACACTCCGATCCAACATGTGTCAGCCATTGATGGTGGCATTTTGCATCAACAGCTTGTATTCACAGGCTCGACGGATAAACAGGAGATACACATAACAGGACAACAAAGCGACATCGGCCTTCTGTCGACCAGTGCTGCAATGAACACCGACACCAATATTTATTTCGCCAGCAACTCCAGTACTTCCAACAATTCTATGTCGTCACTGCAACAGACCGGCAACCAGTCGAATGCCAGCAATGTGGCATCCTCCTCAACCACATGTCTGCCACCAATAGCATCCACGGTCATCTCTACACTACAACCCCTATCAAACCAAACCAATTCCATACTGAAGCGGCGCTTGCGACCGCACAATTCGAATGATTCCAGCAGTTCGCAAAGTTTCGCTAAATATCACCCGCTTTCGCCGTATCGCTCCAAACTGCGCAAGCCCTCTCGTACACATTACACACCTGCGCCAATACTGAATCCCGACCGAAAAGGCATTGGACTCTATTGTAGTGTGCGAAAGCAGCTCAATACGGGTATGCTGGGCTTTGATAGttttgatgatgattttgatgATCCAGTTGGTTTGGTGGACTTTTCCGATGAATCAAAAGTCAATCTAGGCTCAGCTTATCAAGCTCAAATACCACCTTGTCGAGAACGTATTCAAAGTGCGGGTAGCGATGCTGCCACCGACGGTGAATTGTGCAAAAACACATCCTGCTTTGAAGTCGAGGAACTTGTAGGCGCAGAGCAATTATGGGATCCCACCGTACAAATGGACGAGAAGATTTTGATGCGCTACATTGACCTGAGCAAATCATCAGCGGTACCGTTGGGCAGTCACTCCGAAGAGGTGGCGTTGCAAACACTGCTCAAAGCATGCGGAAACATGGCTGCGGCAGTACTAACGCTCTTGCAAACACAGTCGAATGCATTCCAGATGAAGTGGTCCGCAACGGAATTGGAGGTATTCTTGAAAGGCTTGGAACGGCATGGCAAAGATTTTGGACGCATTTCGCTGGAG TTGGGTTCGAAGACAACAGGTGAATGTGTGCAAATGTACTACTTTTGGAAGAAGCTTTGCGTAGACTATAAAGTTTCGCATCTCAAGACGgaaacaccaccaccaccaccggcAAATGATCCGAAGCCATACGTATGCGAAGTGCCTGATTGCTCCGCG AGCTTCACCTCAAAAGCTGCCCTGCATGGCCATACtcgcatacatacgtatggcAGAAATGCCAGTAGCCATAATAGtagtaacaataataataacaacaacaacaacaataataatcaccataaccacaacaacaacaacaacaatgccacAAGCAATACAACCAATACAAATGGTGCCACAATAGGGGCCACAACAGTTGTCGCTCAGCAAAGCAACGCCTGCACGTTACAAACGCAATCGCAAACAGCCAACGCGGTCACAGGCGTATGCGGTGTAGTGGTTAAAGATGCTAATCAAAGCGGTGCGGCCAGTAATGCCAACGGCGCAAATAAGGACACCGATTTCCCCTGCAAG AATCAAAAATCACAAGTTGAATTGCGAGTTGACACTCCTCCCTACCACGCTGTTGTATAA